Within Aspergillus oryzae RIB40 DNA, chromosome 2, the genomic segment CATGGTGCAGGATTTCAGAAGCCCCCAACACCAGCTCATCATCAGAAAAACCATGAGCGGTAAAGTTCCAGTTTCCGATCTGCTCTTTGATGAGCTCCTCACGTTCTGGGCTCACATCCAATTCACTCCTAGAATGGTGTTAGACAAGTTGGTGTTATAGGCGCTGCTGTAGTACGTACTGATCCTGAAATTCTTCTATCACCTCTTCGGGATTGCAGATGCCCTTCATAAGCTTCGACACCCTACACATCACAGTAAGCATTGCATTCGAGGCTAGGGGTGGCTGAACCATCAGGATGAACTCACATTGCTTCTCTTAAGTAGGCATAGGGCTGCTCATCGTGAACACCTACCCACGAATACTTGCGCAACTTTTTTCTGGACATGAAGCGGGACTGTTCTTTCAAAGCGGACTTGCGAGCACGGAAGGCGTGGACTACAAGGCCCTGCATCCTAGCCTTGCTCAGGGGTGACGCTAAGACGTCGACGGCTCCCGCATCTAAGCATTTCGATATCTGCTGAAATTCGGGGATCGCCCCGTTGCGCTGGGGGTCAACGGGCACGCTACTAGGGGGCTGAGCAGAGGAGCGCAAGACAGCAACCGGGACGATTAAGTTTGGGGACTCTTGGACTTGAATGTCGGCTGACAATCCCGACAATAACTTCAGATCGTGCGCCCCCTCGGACTGAGATGAGAAGGTGAAGCCGCGACGCAACGacgccggagatggagataCCTCGGGCCATGAGCCCCGGCCACTCTTCCGACGCGATAGGCCGGCGTCTTCTCCTGATAAATCGACGTCAAAGAACGCGAAGATAGGTGTGCAGGTCGTAATGGCGTCGTCACTAAGTTCGGCGAGTTTGGATGCGAGAGAGGGGCCAACATTACACAGATAAACTATATCGCAGACTCCGGTCAGTAACGGTACGGCGAGAAGCACCAGGTGAA encodes:
- a CDS encoding uncharacterized protein (predicted protein); the encoded protein is MGVPNPVDSMDGVECSAVYIDRRVVQERWVYQSPTDSSNTSSSDASTFPDEPDSLRSDVEVLLGVCKRSMSCVSPGASRRTVTDRSLRYSLSVDDAITTCTPIFAFFDVDLSGEDAGLSRRKSGRGSWPEVSPSPASLRRGFTFSSQSEGAHDLKLLSGLSADIQVQESPNLIVPVAVLRSSAQPPSSVPVDPQRNGAIPEFQQISKCLDAGAVDVLASPLSKARMQGLVVHAFRARKSALKEQSRFMSRKKLRKYSWVGVHDEQPYAYLREAMVSKLMKGICNPEEVIEEFQDQSELDVSPEREELIKEQIGNWNFTAHGFSDDELVLGASEILHHAFTMPNLEQWQLTPGK